The following are from one region of the Moritella sp. 24 genome:
- a CDS encoding PfaB family protein: MTELAVIGMDANFSGQDNIDRVERAFYQGTNVGTIDKLDCTPETVLNCTTETVLNSVALLAQTNQLDIADIAVLLMADSSSDNALLVKQMAEQVTQQCASCELITDLGQALKQATDLANNQDCAVAVIGINNANNSASTDTDPAETPAATISFDETFSGYVSVTGIASLLISSTAFASAHQCYVYANIKGFAQSNVNSQLSSENTELSAESSVLNIKTISSTANTALQQAGISAEQVGLLEVSADSKAELALSESQGLMSAYNHTQTLHTALSCARSVTGDGGCFSQVAGLLKCVISLHQRYIPAIKDWQQPHSTQMLQWQASSFYMPVDARPWFPHVDGSAHVAAYSCVIHSSSEPSSGHGYCHIVLQEHVLEDNFLQDKQVQSTVQSHSSNDVRSNGYFASSELALVIIQGNSEAQLRSELETIAGQLSITEIKQIAADCYARTDADKLYSAVLIAETAEELSKEITQAFAGISSVFNEDTNEWKTPKGSYFTAQPANKESANNEFDNSTQNGVTFMYPGIGATYVGLGRDLFHLFPQIYQPVADLADDIGASLKDTLLNPRSIARHSFKELKQLDLDLRGNLANIAEAGVGFACVFTKVFEEVFAVKADFATGYSMGEVSMYAALGCWQQPGLMSARLAQSNTFNHQLCGELRTLRQHWGMDDVANGTFEQIWETYTIKATIEQVEIAAADEDRVYCTIINTPDSLLLAGYPEACQRVIKKLGKRAMALNMANAIHSAPAYAEYDHMVELYHMDVTDRIKTKMYSSSCYLPIPQRSKAISHSIAKCLCDVVDFPRLVNTLHDKGARVFIEMGPGRSLCSWVDKILLSDKHKNNEQQDNRHVSVPVNAKGTSDELTYIRAIAKLTSHGVNLNLDSLFNGSILVQAGYAKASK, from the coding sequence ATGACGGAATTAGCTGTTATTGGTATGGATGCTAACTTTAGCGGACAAGACAATATTGACCGTGTTGAACGTGCTTTTTATCAAGGCACTAATGTAGGCACTATTGATAAGTTAGATTGTACACCAGAGACAGTATTAAACTGTACAACGGAGACCGTTTTAAACTCGGTGGCGCTATTGGCACAAACTAATCAGTTAGATATAGCTGATATAGCTGTATTGCTAATGGCTGACAGCAGCAGTGATAATGCGTTACTCGTAAAACAAATGGCAGAACAAGTCACTCAGCAGTGTGCAAGCTGTGAACTAATTACAGACCTAGGCCAAGCACTAAAGCAAGCTACAGATTTGGCAAATAACCAAGATTGTGCTGTCGCTGTTATCGGTATTAATAATGCCAATAATTCGGCAAGTACAGATACTGATCCTGCAGAGACCCCTGCGGCAACCATCAGCTTTGATGAAACCTTTAGTGGTTATGTCAGCGTAACTGGTATCGCCAGTTTACTTATCTCATCAACCGCTTTTGCTAGTGCGCATCAATGTTATGTATATGCCAATATTAAAGGTTTTGCCCAGTCCAATGTGAACTCTCAGCTAAGTAGTGAAAACACAGAACTGAGTGCTGAAAGCTCTGTGCTTAATATAAAAACGATTAGCTCGACTGCAAATACAGCATTACAGCAAGCAGGAATTAGCGCAGAGCAGGTTGGTTTATTAGAAGTCTCGGCAGATTCTAAAGCGGAATTGGCGTTATCTGAAAGTCAGGGTTTAATGTCTGCTTATAACCATACGCAAACTTTACATACAGCATTAAGTTGCGCACGCAGTGTGACTGGTGATGGTGGGTGTTTCTCGCAGGTTGCTGGCTTATTAAAATGTGTCATTAGCTTACATCAACGTTACATTCCTGCGATTAAAGATTGGCAGCAGCCCCACAGCACACAAATGTTACAGTGGCAGGCTTCGTCATTTTATATGCCTGTTGATGCTAGACCTTGGTTTCCGCATGTAGATGGTAGCGCGCATGTTGCTGCTTATAGTTGCGTTATTCACTCTTCATCAGAACCGTCATCAGGACATGGCTATTGTCACATCGTGTTACAAGAACATGTCTTAGAAGACAATTTTTTACAAGATAAGCAGGTTCAAAGTACTGTTCAAAGCCATTCATCAAATGATGTGCGCAGTAATGGTTATTTTGCATCGAGCGAGTTAGCACTGGTTATTATTCAAGGTAATAGCGAAGCGCAATTACGCAGTGAATTAGAGACTATTGCTGGGCAACTAAGTATTACCGAAATTAAGCAGATTGCCGCAGATTGTTATGCCCGCACTGATGCTGACAAGCTATATAGCGCGGTACTTATTGCCGAAACAGCTGAAGAGTTAAGCAAAGAGATTACGCAGGCGTTTGCTGGTATCAGCAGTGTGTTTAATGAAGATACCAATGAATGGAAAACCCCTAAAGGCAGCTATTTCACAGCGCAGCCGGCTAATAAAGAATCTGCAAATAACGAGTTTGATAACAGCACACAGAATGGCGTGACCTTTATGTACCCAGGTATTGGTGCTACTTATGTTGGTTTAGGCCGTGACCTGTTTCATTTATTCCCACAGATTTATCAGCCCGTTGCCGATTTAGCTGATGACATCGGTGCCAGCCTGAAAGATACCTTACTTAATCCGCGTAGCATTGCTCGCCATAGTTTCAAAGAACTAAAGCAACTGGATCTGGATCTTCGCGGCAACCTAGCCAATATTGCTGAAGCAGGTGTTGGTTTTGCTTGTGTGTTTACCAAGGTATTTGAAGAAGTATTTGCGGTTAAAGCAGACTTTGCCACGGGTTATAGCATGGGTGAAGTGAGTATGTATGCAGCACTAGGGTGCTGGCAGCAACCGGGACTGATGAGCGCGCGCTTGGCGCAATCAAATACCTTTAATCATCAACTTTGCGGCGAATTAAGAACTCTGCGTCAGCATTGGGGCATGGATGATGTTGCCAATGGTACGTTTGAGCAGATTTGGGAAACCTATACCATCAAGGCGACTATTGAACAGGTAGAAATAGCAGCCGCAGATGAAGATCGTGTGTACTGCACCATCATCAATACGCCAGATAGTTTATTACTGGCGGGTTATCCAGAAGCTTGCCAGCGTGTGATCAAAAAGTTAGGCAAGCGCGCGATGGCATTAAATATGGCCAACGCGATCCACAGTGCCCCAGCTTATGCCGAATATGACCACATGGTTGAGTTATATCATATGGATGTCACTGACCGTATTAAAACAAAAATGTACTCAAGTTCATGTTATTTACCTATTCCGCAACGCAGCAAAGCGATTTCACACAGTATTGCTAAATGCTTGTGTGATGTGGTGGATTTCCCACGTTTAGTGAATACCTTGCATGATAAAGGTGCGCGAGTATTCATTGAAATGGGCCCTGGACGCTCATTGTGTAGCTGGGTAGATAAGATTCTATTGTCTGACAAGCATAAAAATAACGAACAACAAGACAATCGCCATGTTTCCGTACCCGTGAATGCCAAAGGCACTAGCGATGAACTGACTTATATTCGCGCCATCGCTAAATTAACGAGCCATGGTGTGAATTTAAATTTAGATAGCCTGTTTAATGGTTCGATTTTGGTCCAAGCAGGCTACGCGAAAGCGAGCAAATAA
- a CDS encoding type I polyketide synthase: MAKKNTTSIKHDKDVLSSDEQQLNSRLQECPIAVIGMASVFADAKNLDEFWDNIVDSVDAIIDVPSDRWNIDDHYSSDKKAADKTYCKRGGFIPELDFDPMEFGLPPNILELTDIAQLLSLIVARDVLSDAGIGSDYDHDKIGITLGVGGGQKQISPLTSRLQGPVLEKVLKASGIDEDDREMIIEKFKKAYIGWEENSFPGMLGNVIAGRIANRFDFGGTNCVVDAACAGSLAAIKMAISDLLEYRSEVMISGGVCCDNSPFMYMSFSKTPAFTTNDDIRPFDDDSKGMLVGEGIGMLAFKRLEDAERDGDRIYSVLKGIGTSSDGRFKSIYAPRPDGQAKALDRAYKDAGFAPETCGLIEGHGTGTKAGDAAEFSGLTKHFGAASEQKQHIALGSVKSQIGHTKSAAGSAGMIKAALALHHKILPATIHIDKPSEALDIKNSPLYLNSETRPWMPREDGMPRRAGISSFGFGGTNFHIILEEYRPSHDSAYRLNSVPQTVLVSATNQQGIIAELNNWRTKLAVEADLQAFAFNDLVTTWPLNTPSAEQARLGFVARNANEAIAMIDAALKQFSVNADKATWSVPTGIYYRQAGIDANGKVVALFSGQGSQYVNMGRELTCNFPSMMHSAAAMDKEFSAAGLGQLSATTYPIPVYTDAERKVQEDQLRLTQHAQPAIGCFSVGLFKTFQQAGFKADYTAGHSFGELTALWAAGVFSDNDYMMLARSRGQAMAAPEQHDFDAGKMVAVVGDPQQVATIIDPINDVSIANYNSNNQVVIAGSSTQIAVAMTTLGNAGFKVVPLPVSAAFHTPLVGHAQKPFAKAVDNAKFKAPTIPVFANGTGLVHSSKPNDIKKNLKNHMLESVHFNQEIDNIYADGGRVFIEFGPKNVLTKLVENILVDKSDAVAIAVNANPKQPADVQMRQAALQMVVLGVALENIDPYDAVKRPLAAPKASPMLMKLSAASYVSPKTKKAFADALTDGWTVKQAKAVPVAVPQPQVIEKIVEVERIVEVEKVVEVERIVEVEKIVYVNADGSHATTNNAVTNNAVANSSDADLVASIERSVGQFVEHQQQLLNVHEQFMQGPQDYAKTVQTVLAAQTSNELPESLDRTLSMYNEFQSETLRVHETYLNSQTSNMNSMLNSAESNQIATPVEAILTTPQQPVQTASPVTPVVADKVASPVAVTPVTHAVSNTAPRVSNNAAVAVQTVELAPTLVNTPAVVIAPALVAVVTEPVVASVADISVVASIDVATINKVMLEVVADKTGYPTDMLELSMDMEADLGIDSIKRVEILGAVQELIPDLPELNPEDLAELRTLGEIVDYMNAKAQAVSPLTTATNATNAPVTSAPVVAGIDLAHIQNVMLEVVADKTGYPTGMLELSMDMEADLGIDSIKRVEILGAVQEIITDLPELNPEDLAELRTLGEIVSYMQSKAPAVEVAPAVTTVATSTAVASSTPTIDLNHIQTVMMDVVADKTGYPTDILELGMDMEADLGIDSIKRVEILGAVQEIITDLPELNPEDLAELRTLGEIVSYMQSKAPAATTISTDAAVASSTPTIDLNHIQNVMMEVVADKTGYPVDMLELAMDMEADLGIDSIKRVEILGAVQEIITDLPELNPEDLAELRTLGEIVAYMQSKAPAAVVVESVESSAVAEATLVTDSATAPAIDLDRIQNVMMDVVADKTGYPANMLELAMDMEADLGIDSIKRVEILGAVQEIITDLPELNPEDLAELRTLEEIVLYMQTKAMQSTATDGAANAVAEAAVSDAFMNDSVATITAAVEAKVEFQPAPSATVAISPLSSVTKISHDAKGANALIVADGSDNAVQLAEQLIQSGWNVTALQPSWITATNTQAFAKAVNVVTLNAVDEAEVNDIITANAQLDAVIYLHASTEINHIEYPQASKQGLMLAFLLAKLSKVTQAAKVRGAFMVVTQQGGSLGFSDATNSSNTDLVQSGLNGLVKTLSHEWDNVFCRAVDISSKVTAQQVASLVNDELLDADTTLTEVGYQHADKGVERITLTGVATDSYALTAGNNIDANSVFLVSGGAKGVTAHCVVRIAKEYQSKFILLGRSKFSTDEPSWANGITDEAALKKAAMQSLIAAGDKPTPVKIVQLIKPIQANREIAQTLTAITAAGGQAEYVSADVTNQTSVQTAVKPVIAKFGDITGIIHGAGVLADQFIEQKTLSDFESVYSTKIDGLLSLLSVTEASNIKQLVLFSSAAGFYGNPGQSDYSIANEILNKTAYRFKSLHPQAQVLSFNWGPWDGGMVTPELKRMFDQRGVYIIPLDAGAQLLLNELAANDNRCPQILVGNDLSKDASSDEKSEEKGAAVKKPQVSRLSDALVIKSIKATNSSSLFNSDIQDDHFQVNDNSFLADHMIKGNQVLPTVCAIAWMSDAAQATYSKRDCALKYVGFEDYKLFKGVVFDGNEAADYQIQLSPVTTASVQDEVVRIAAKIFSLKSDGKPVFHYAATILLASQSLGAVKVQLTALTANVVVDANGHVSDEAQALYSNGTLFHGESLQGIKQILRCDEQGLLLACQVADIAVTKQGEFPLVNNNIFANDLVYQAMLVWVRKQFNLGSLPSVTAAWSVYREVAIDELFYLQLNVVEHDLLGSRGSKACCDIQLIGADMQLLAEIKSAQVSVSDILNDMS, translated from the coding sequence ATGGCTAAAAAGAACACCACATCGATTAAGCACGACAAGGATGTGTTAAGTAGCGACGAGCAACAATTAAATTCACGTTTACAAGAATGTCCTATTGCCGTCATCGGTATGGCATCTGTTTTTGCTGACGCTAAAAACCTTGATGAATTTTGGGATAACATCGTCGATTCTGTGGATGCCATTATAGATGTGCCTAGCGATCGCTGGAACATTGATGACCATTACTCCTCAGACAAAAAAGCAGCAGACAAAACGTACTGCAAACGCGGTGGTTTCATTCCCGAATTAGATTTCGACCCGATGGAGTTCGGCTTACCGCCAAATATTTTAGAATTAACAGATATCGCTCAACTGCTATCGTTAATTGTTGCCCGTGATGTATTAAGTGATGCTGGTATTGGTAGTGATTATGACCATGATAAAATTGGTATCACGCTCGGTGTCGGTGGTGGTCAGAAACAAATCTCGCCGCTCACTTCTCGCTTGCAAGGGCCAGTGCTAGAGAAAGTATTGAAAGCCTCTGGTATTGATGAAGATGATCGTGAAATGATCATCGAGAAATTCAAAAAAGCTTACATAGGTTGGGAAGAGAACTCATTCCCAGGTATGTTAGGTAATGTTATCGCGGGCCGTATTGCCAATCGTTTTGATTTTGGTGGTACTAACTGCGTAGTGGATGCGGCATGTGCTGGTTCACTCGCTGCAATCAAAATGGCGATTTCAGACTTATTAGAATACCGTTCAGAAGTGATGATCTCGGGTGGCGTATGTTGTGATAACTCACCATTCATGTATATGTCATTCTCAAAAACACCCGCATTTACAACCAATGATGATATTCGCCCATTTGATGATGACTCAAAAGGGATGCTGGTTGGTGAAGGTATTGGTATGCTGGCGTTCAAGCGTCTAGAAGATGCTGAACGTGACGGCGATAGAATATATTCAGTGCTTAAAGGTATCGGCACATCTTCCGATGGTCGTTTTAAATCTATTTATGCACCACGTCCAGATGGTCAAGCTAAAGCACTTGACCGCGCATATAAAGATGCAGGCTTTGCACCCGAAACATGCGGATTAATTGAAGGTCATGGTACTGGTACTAAAGCGGGTGACGCGGCTGAGTTTTCTGGTTTAACTAAACACTTTGGCGCAGCCAGTGAACAGAAACAGCATATCGCTTTAGGCTCGGTTAAATCTCAAATCGGGCATACAAAATCTGCGGCTGGTTCTGCTGGCATGATCAAAGCAGCATTAGCACTGCACCATAAAATTCTTCCTGCAACGATTCATATTGATAAACCAAGTGAAGCGCTGGATATCAAAAACAGCCCGCTGTATTTAAACAGTGAAACACGCCCTTGGATGCCTCGCGAAGATGGTATGCCTCGTCGTGCAGGTATTAGTTCATTTGGTTTTGGTGGTACTAACTTCCACATCATTTTAGAAGAATATCGTCCGAGTCATGATAGCGCTTACCGATTGAATTCGGTGCCACAAACTGTGCTTGTTTCTGCGACAAACCAACAAGGTATTATCGCAGAGCTAAATAACTGGCGTACGAAACTGGCTGTAGAGGCTGATCTTCAGGCATTTGCGTTTAACGATTTAGTGACTACTTGGCCGTTGAATACGCCATCAGCAGAGCAAGCGCGTTTAGGTTTTGTTGCGCGTAATGCGAATGAAGCCATTGCGATGATTGATGCGGCGCTGAAACAATTTAGCGTTAATGCAGATAAAGCAACATGGTCAGTACCAACGGGTATTTATTACCGTCAAGCAGGTATTGATGCGAACGGTAAAGTTGTAGCGCTATTCTCTGGTCAAGGTTCGCAATATGTGAACATGGGCCGTGAATTAACCTGTAATTTCCCAAGCATGATGCACAGTGCGGCGGCAATGGATAAAGAATTTAGTGCTGCTGGTTTAGGTCAATTATCAGCAACCACTTATCCTATTCCTGTATATACCGACGCAGAACGTAAGGTACAAGAAGATCAATTACGTTTAACGCAACATGCACAACCCGCGATTGGCTGCTTTAGTGTTGGTTTATTTAAAACCTTCCAACAAGCAGGCTTCAAAGCGGATTACACTGCCGGTCACAGCTTTGGTGAGTTAACCGCATTATGGGCTGCGGGTGTATTTAGCGACAATGATTACATGATGTTGGCGCGTAGTCGTGGTCAAGCAATGGCTGCACCAGAACAACACGATTTTGATGCGGGCAAAATGGTGGCTGTCGTGGGTGACCCGCAACAAGTTGCAACCATTATTGATCCGATTAATGATGTTTCTATTGCTAACTATAACTCGAATAACCAAGTTGTTATTGCGGGTTCAAGTACACAGATTGCTGTTGCGATGACAACGCTGGGTAATGCTGGTTTCAAAGTTGTGCCATTACCGGTTTCCGCTGCGTTCCATACGCCATTAGTTGGTCATGCTCAAAAACCATTCGCTAAAGCGGTTGATAACGCGAAGTTTAAAGCGCCAACAATCCCTGTCTTTGCGAATGGCACTGGCTTAGTGCATTCAAGCAAACCGAATGACATTAAGAAAAACCTGAAAAACCATATGCTGGAGTCAGTCCATTTCAATCAAGAAATTGACAATATCTATGCAGATGGTGGTCGTGTATTTATCGAATTTGGTCCGAAAAATGTATTAACTAAATTAGTTGAAAACATTCTTGTTGATAAATCCGATGCGGTTGCGATTGCTGTTAATGCCAATCCTAAGCAACCTGCTGATGTGCAAATGCGTCAAGCTGCTCTGCAGATGGTTGTGTTGGGTGTCGCGTTAGAAAATATTGACCCGTATGATGCGGTTAAGCGTCCACTCGCTGCGCCGAAAGCATCACCGATGTTAATGAAACTGTCGGCTGCATCGTATGTGAGTCCGAAAACTAAAAAAGCATTTGCGGACGCACTAACGGATGGCTGGACAGTTAAGCAAGCTAAAGCAGTTCCTGTTGCTGTACCTCAACCGCAAGTGATAGAAAAGATTGTTGAAGTAGAGCGGATTGTCGAAGTCGAAAAAGTTGTCGAAGTTGAAAGAATCGTTGAAGTAGAGAAAATTGTCTACGTTAATGCGGATGGTTCACACGCAACGACTAACAATGCAGTTACTAACAACGCAGTTGCTAACAGTAGTGATGCTGATCTTGTTGCTTCAATTGAGCGTAGTGTTGGTCAGTTTGTTGAACATCAACAGCAATTATTGAATGTGCACGAGCAGTTTATGCAAGGTCCACAAGACTATGCGAAAACAGTTCAAACAGTACTTGCAGCACAAACAAGCAACGAATTACCAGAAAGTTTAGATCGTACTTTGTCTATGTATAACGAGTTCCAATCTGAAACTCTGCGTGTACATGAAACGTATCTGAACAGTCAGACGAGTAACATGAATAGCATGCTCAACAGTGCTGAATCTAATCAGATAGCTACACCTGTTGAAGCAATATTGACTACACCACAACAGCCAGTACAAACTGCCTCACCAGTAACTCCGGTAGTTGCTGATAAGGTTGCAAGTCCTGTTGCGGTTACCCCTGTTACTCACGCTGTATCTAATACTGCTCCTCGTGTAAGCAATAACGCCGCTGTTGCAGTTCAGACTGTCGAGCTAGCGCCTACACTTGTGAATACACCAGCTGTAGTGATAGCGCCAGCCTTGGTTGCTGTTGTGACAGAACCTGTTGTAGCGTCAGTTGCAGATATTTCAGTAGTAGCGAGTATCGATGTCGCAACTATCAACAAAGTAATGTTAGAAGTTGTGGCTGATAAAACCGGTTATCCAACAGATATGCTTGAATTGAGCATGGATATGGAAGCTGATTTAGGCATCGATTCTATCAAACGTGTTGAAATCTTGGGCGCTGTACAGGAACTGATCCCAGATCTTCCTGAGCTTAACCCTGAAGATCTTGCTGAATTGCGCACGCTTGGTGAAATTGTTGATTACATGAACGCTAAAGCACAAGCCGTATCTCCACTAACTACTGCAACAAATGCAACAAATGCTCCAGTAACATCAGCACCAGTTGTAGCTGGTATTGATTTAGCTCATATCCAAAATGTAATGCTGGAAGTGGTTGCAGATAAAACGGGTTATCCAACAGGCATGCTTGAACTAAGCATGGATATGGAAGCTGACTTAGGTATTGATTCAATCAAACGTGTTGAAATTTTAGGTGCAGTGCAGGAGATCATTACTGATTTACCTGAGCTTAATCCAGAAGACTTAGCTGAATTGCGTACCTTAGGTGAAATCGTTAGTTACATGCAGAGTAAGGCGCCTGCGGTAGAAGTTGCACCAGCGGTAACGACTGTTGCGACAAGTACTGCGGTTGCTAGCTCAACGCCAACTATCGATTTAAACCACATCCAAACAGTAATGATGGATGTTGTGGCTGATAAGACTGGCTATCCAACAGACATACTCGAACTGGGCATGGACATGGAAGCTGACTTAGGTATTGATTCAATCAAACGTGTTGAAATTTTAGGTGCAGTACAGGAAATTATTACAGATTTACCTGAACTAAACCCAGAAGATCTTGCAGAATTACGTACTCTAGGTGAAATCGTTAGCTACATGCAGAGCAAGGCTCCTGCAGCAACTACTATTTCGACAGACGCAGCAGTTGCTAGTTCTACACCGACTATCGATTTAAACCACATCCAAAACGTTATGATGGAAGTGGTTGCAGATAAAACGGGTTATCCAGTAGACATGCTTGAACTCGCTATGGATATGGAAGCTGACCTTGGTATTGACTCAATCAAACGCGTAGAAATCTTAGGCGCAGTGCAGGAGATCATTACTGATTTACCTGAACTAAACCCAGAGGACCTTGCTGAGTTACGTACTTTAGGTGAAATCGTTGCTTATATGCAGAGCAAGGCGCCTGCAGCTGTTGTTGTAGAAAGTGTTGAATCATCAGCGGTCGCTGAAGCTACGCTTGTAACAGATAGCGCAACGGCACCTGCTATTGATTTAGACCGTATTCAAAACGTGATGATGGACGTTGTTGCAGACAAGACTGGTTATCCAGCAAACATGCTAGAACTGGCAATGGATATGGAAGCTGATCTTGGCATTGACTCAATTAAGCGCGTAGAAATTTTAGGGGCAGTACAGGAGATCATTACTGATTTACCTGAACTAAACCCAGAAGATTTAGCTGAGCTTCGTACTCTAGAAGAAATCGTACTTTATATGCAGACTAAAGCCATGCAAAGTACAGCGACTGACGGCGCAGCTAACGCTGTAGCTGAGGCAGCTGTTTCAGATGCGTTCATGAATGACAGTGTTGCAACTATCACGGCTGCTGTAGAAGCAAAAGTGGAATTTCAACCAGCACCGAGTGCAACTGTTGCCATTTCTCCACTTAGCTCAGTCACTAAAATCAGCCATGATGCTAAAGGTGCTAACGCCTTAATCGTCGCTGATGGTAGTGATAATGCAGTGCAATTAGCGGAGCAATTAATTCAATCTGGCTGGAATGTAACAGCATTACAACCGTCTTGGATTACTGCAACGAATACGCAAGCATTTGCTAAAGCAGTGAATGTAGTGACGTTAAACGCGGTTGATGAAGCTGAGGTTAACGACATCATTACTGCCAACGCACAGCTTGATGCGGTTATCTACCTGCATGCAAGTACTGAGATTAACCATATCGAATACCCGCAAGCGTCTAAGCAAGGCCTAATGTTGGCGTTCTTATTAGCTAAATTGAGTAAAGTTACTCAAGCAGCGAAAGTGCGTGGCGCCTTTATGGTCGTGACGCAACAGGGTGGTTCATTAGGCTTTAGCGATGCAACTAATAGCAGCAATACAGACCTAGTACAAAGTGGTTTAAACGGCTTAGTTAAAACACTATCTCACGAATGGGATAACGTATTCTGTCGTGCTGTTGATATCTCTTCGAAAGTCACTGCACAGCAAGTTGCAAGTCTTGTTAATGATGAATTGCTTGATGCAGATACCACGCTAACTGAAGTTGGTTACCAACATGCAGATAAAGGCGTTGAACGTATCACGTTAACTGGTGTAGCAACTGATAGTTATGCACTAACAGCTGGTAATAATATCGATGCTAACTCGGTATTCTTAGTCAGTGGTGGTGCTAAAGGTGTGACGGCACATTGTGTTGTTCGTATCGCTAAAGAATATCAATCTAAGTTCATCTTATTGGGACGTTCAAAGTTCTCAACTGACGAACCAAGCTGGGCAAATGGCATTACTGATGAAGCGGCGTTAAAGAAAGCTGCGATGCAGTCTTTGATTGCGGCAGGTGATAAACCAACACCGGTGAAGATCGTACAGTTAATCAAACCTATCCAAGCTAATCGTGAAATTGCACAAACATTAACAGCAATTACCGCGGCTGGTGGCCAAGCTGAGTATGTTTCTGCTGATGTCACTAACCAAACCAGCGTACAAACGGCAGTGAAACCTGTTATTGCTAAATTTGGTGATATCACTGGCATCATTCATGGCGCTGGCGTTTTAGCTGACCAATTCATTGAGCAAAAAACACTAAGCGATTTTGAGTCTGTTTACAGCACTAAAATTGATGGTTTGTTATCGCTGTTATCAGTAACTGAAGCAAGCAACATCAAGCAATTGGTATTGTTCTCGTCAGCAGCTGGTTTCTATGGCAACCCTGGTCAGTCTGATTACTCAATTGCCAATGAGATCTTAAATAAAACCGCTTACCGTTTTAAATCATTGCACCCACAAGCACAGGTTCTGAGCTTTAACTGGGGTCCTTGGGATGGCGGCATGGTAACACCAGAGCTAAAACGTATGTTTGATCAACGTGGTGTTTACATTATTCCTCTTGATGCAGGCGCTCAGCTATTACTGAATGAATTAGCGGCTAATGATAACCGTTGTCCACAAATTCTAGTGGGTAATGATTTATCTAAAGATGCTAGCTCTGATGAAAAGTCTGAAGAGAAGGGTGCTGCTGTAAAAAAGCCACAAGTTAGTCGTTTATCAGATGCTTTAGTTATTAAAAGCATCAAAGCGACTAACAGTAGCTCTTTGTTTAATAGTGATATTCAGGACGATCATTTTCAAGTTAACGACAACAGCTTCTTAGCTGATCACATGATTAAAGGCAATCAGGTATTACCTACGGTATGCGCGATTGCCTGGATGAGTGATGCAGCACAAGCGACTTATAGTAAACGAGACTGTGCATTGAAATATGTCGGTTTCGAAGACTATAAATTGTTTAAAGGTGTGGTTTTTGATGGCAATGAGGCGGCGGATTACCAAATCCAATTGTCGCCTGTGACGACTGCTTCCGTGCAAGACGAAGTAGTCCGTATTGCGGCAAAAATCTTTAGCCTGAAAAGTGATGGTAAACCTGTGTTTCATTATGCTGCGACAATCTTGTTAGCTTCTCAGTCATTGGGTGCGGTGAAGGTTCAACTTACGGCATTAACTGCGAATGTTGTTGTGGATGCGAATGGCCATGTTAGCGATGAAGCACAAGCCTTATACAGCAATGGCACCTTGTTCCATGGTGAAAGTCTGCAGGGTATTAAGCAGATATTACGCTGTGACGAACAGGGACTATTACTGGCGTGTCAGGTCGCGGATATTGCGGTTACTAAGCAGGGTGAATTCCCGTTAGTAAATAACAATATCTTTGCTAATGACTTGGTTTATCAGGCAATGCTGGTATGGGTTCGTAAGCAATTTAACTTAGGTAGCTTACCTTCTGTGACAGCAGCTTGGAGTGTATATCGCGAAGTGGCTATTGATGAGTTGTTTTATCTGCAACTTAACGTTGTTGAGCATGATCTGTTGGGTTCACGAGGCAGTAAAGCCTGTTGTGATATTCAATTGATCGGTGCTGATATGCAATTACTTGCAGAAATTAAATCAGCGCAAGTCAGTGTTAGTGACATTTTGAATGATATGTCTTGA
- a CDS encoding thioesterase family protein — MTKIYHHPVQIYYEDTDHSGVVYHPNFLKYFERAREHVINSDLLATLWNERGLGFAVYKANLTFQDGVEFAEVCDIRTSFVLDGKYKTIWRQEVWRPNATRPAVIGDVEMVCLDKEKRLQPIPDDVLAAMVTA; from the coding sequence ATGACTAAAATATATCACCACCCAGTACAAATTTATTATGAAGACACTGATCACTCAGGGGTTGTATATCATCCTAACTTTTTGAAATATTTTGAGCGTGCCCGTGAGCATGTTATCAATAGTGATCTATTGGCGACGCTGTGGAATGAACGGGGTTTAGGCTTTGCGGTTTATAAAGCAAACTTAACGTTTCAGGACGGGGTCGAGTTTGCTGAGGTTTGTGATATTCGAACCTCTTTTGTGCTTGATGGTAAATATAAAACCATTTGGCGTCAGGAAGTGTGGCGCCCAAATGCGACTCGGCCTGCTGTTATTGGCGATGTTGAAATGGTGTGCTTAGATAAGGAAAAACGTTTACAACCAATACCTGATGATGTACTCGCTGCAATGGTTACGGCATAA